One Glutamicibacter mishrai genomic window carries:
- a CDS encoding restriction endonuclease, with protein MQIWGLHNDTLTTELTKENFVSLSWDNINDLSQIPGGREGLKAELARITPEERHKAIPTWAGVLLRFRDELQIGDIIVAPYKPDSTINIGVVNSDYYFDSTAPTHRHRRGVQWKKIGLSRTVFTQPALYEIGSALTLFKVSKHTHEFLAALKTRTEDVEKVTEVVEQAAARNTPDDDTSDEPRASRIERHTRDFVLEVLQERISHRQFEEFSADLLRALGYQARVTAYSQDGGVDVIAHKDPLGVEPPLIKVQCKHKTATIGAPEVQQLIGVQGAGELVVFMTLGAYSRDALALERQRPGLRLITGEDIVSLVLEHYAALPERWRSLMPLTPLLVVSDAAS; from the coding sequence ATGCAGATATGGGGCCTCCACAACGACACGCTTACCACCGAGCTGACCAAGGAAAACTTCGTCAGTCTCAGCTGGGACAACATCAATGATCTATCGCAGATCCCCGGCGGGCGCGAGGGGCTCAAAGCCGAGCTCGCGCGAATTACCCCTGAAGAACGCCACAAAGCAATCCCCACCTGGGCCGGAGTGCTCCTTCGCTTCCGCGATGAGTTGCAGATCGGCGACATCATCGTCGCCCCATACAAACCCGACAGCACCATCAACATTGGCGTCGTGAACAGCGACTATTATTTCGATTCCACAGCACCGACCCACCGTCACCGCCGGGGAGTGCAATGGAAGAAGATCGGGCTCTCCCGCACTGTATTTACCCAACCAGCGCTCTACGAGATAGGCTCAGCGCTGACACTCTTTAAAGTCAGCAAGCACACGCACGAATTCCTCGCCGCCCTCAAAACGCGCACAGAAGACGTCGAAAAAGTCACGGAGGTCGTTGAACAAGCCGCTGCACGCAACACCCCCGATGACGACACATCCGATGAGCCCCGTGCATCCAGGATCGAACGCCATACCCGAGACTTCGTCCTCGAAGTACTCCAAGAACGAATAAGCCACCGCCAGTTCGAAGAATTCTCCGCCGACCTCCTGCGGGCCCTGGGATATCAAGCCCGAGTCACTGCCTACTCCCAAGACGGAGGCGTCGATGTCATCGCCCACAAGGATCCCTTGGGCGTCGAGCCGCCCCTGATCAAGGTCCAGTGCAAACACAAGACCGCCACGATCGGCGCTCCTGAAGTGCAGCAACTCATCGGTGTCCAGGGCGCCGGGGAACTCGTCGTGTTCATGACTCTCGGTGCCTACAGCCGCGACGCACTCGCGCTCGAGCGCCAACGGCCAGGACTGCGTCTGATCACCGGTGAAGACATTGTCTCCCTCGTCTTGGAACACTATGCAGCACTGCCCGAGCGCTGGCGATCCCTAATGCCACTTACTCCCCTGCTCGTCGTTTCTGACGCTGCTTCTTAA
- a CDS encoding HNH endonuclease, with product MGKKDYLLRKAARAEYDHLLSRQLEQPKVLARVKGKNYWLFKNNIYSDLDDLKASQIYAVLEASRLRRQRKVENAVALQDLKHQPAMRRGIPDEVKLFVMQRDGGQCCHCGSSSELQYDHIIPVSRGGSSNAENLQILCGPCNRAKGANLTVRRLD from the coding sequence TTGGGAAAGAAGGACTATCTTCTGCGAAAAGCCGCCAGAGCAGAATACGACCACCTCCTTTCACGCCAGTTAGAACAGCCAAAAGTCCTTGCACGGGTCAAAGGCAAAAACTACTGGCTCTTCAAAAACAATATTTATTCCGATCTCGACGATCTCAAAGCCAGCCAAATCTACGCAGTCCTCGAAGCATCCCGTTTGCGGCGGCAACGAAAAGTAGAAAACGCGGTGGCACTCCAAGATCTGAAACACCAGCCAGCGATGCGCCGAGGCATCCCCGACGAGGTCAAATTATTCGTCATGCAAAGAGACGGAGGCCAATGTTGCCATTGCGGTTCCTCGTCCGAACTTCAATACGACCACATCATCCCTGTCTCGCGCGGTGGTAGCAGTAACGCAGAAAATCTCCAGATCCTCTGCGGGCCGTGCAACAGGGCAAAGGGCGCCAACCTCACCGTACGACGCCTCGACTAG